A genomic window from Cloacibacillus evryensis DSM 19522 includes:
- a CDS encoding M20/M25/M40 family metallo-hydrolase, which yields MEYSAKTLTILQNLIRIRSCLPEGDELDVVKYIVSLFEPYGTAANIVRHGDNRASLVLSLKGDGNGAKRALMAHLDTVSPLEPRRWRHAPFAADFDGEKVYGCGASSSKGGVAAICAAALSLLEKKCPPFEDTLLCFTAGGDDDGMGARSLLEGGFLDGISEVIFADPTGLGIATAQKGAVWMKARVSGRRVHVLEAEKGIDALYWLLEFVRRIKGLLKEARPHFLLGGSTVYLTGVSTSEKEVCILPESACGNIDIRLIPSVDLAGFIKDTDRLIAEMTEEVPGLSIDYDILNARPPVGVSADSPIVRRIESICRREGIENARSGLGYFSDSSVIVKELGVPFVILGPGERVFDDRMDEYVYMSKVCAAQKIYEKYMSE from the coding sequence ATGGAATATTCGGCAAAGACGCTGACGATACTGCAAAATCTGATACGCATCCGTTCTTGTCTGCCAGAGGGCGACGAGCTCGATGTCGTCAAATATATTGTTTCGCTTTTCGAACCTTACGGTACGGCCGCCAATATCGTGCGGCACGGGGACAACAGGGCGTCGCTCGTACTTTCGCTGAAGGGAGACGGGAATGGCGCGAAGAGGGCTTTGATGGCCCACCTGGATACGGTGAGTCCGCTTGAACCGCGGCGGTGGCGCCATGCTCCGTTTGCCGCCGATTTTGACGGGGAAAAGGTATATGGCTGCGGCGCTTCAAGTTCAAAGGGCGGCGTCGCCGCAATTTGTGCCGCGGCGCTTTCGCTGCTTGAGAAAAAATGTCCGCCTTTTGAGGATACGCTGCTTTGTTTCACGGCGGGCGGCGACGACGACGGAATGGGCGCCAGGTCGCTCTTGGAGGGTGGTTTCCTCGATGGAATATCAGAGGTTATTTTCGCGGACCCCACCGGGCTTGGCATCGCGACCGCGCAAAAGGGGGCGGTCTGGATGAAGGCCAGGGTCTCCGGCCGTCGCGTGCATGTGCTCGAAGCGGAAAAAGGGATAGACGCGCTTTATTGGCTGCTGGAATTTGTCCGCCGTATTAAGGGGCTCCTGAAAGAGGCGCGCCCGCATTTCCTGCTGGGCGGCTCCACCGTATATCTGACCGGGGTCTCCACAAGCGAAAAAGAAGTATGTATCCTGCCGGAATCGGCGTGCGGAAATATCGATATAAGGCTGATACCAAGCGTTGATCTTGCCGGTTTTATTAAGGATACAGACCGCCTGATCGCGGAGATGACGGAAGAGGTCCCGGGGCTTTCGATAGATTATGACATTCTAAATGCGCGGCCGCCGGTCGGCGTGAGCGCCGATTCCCCTATCGTCAGGCGAATCGAGTCCATCTGCCGGCGGGAAGGGATCGAGAACGCCCGGTCAGGGCTCGGTTATTTTTCAGATTCTTCGGTCATTGTCAAGGAGCTCGGCGTCCCCTTTGTGATCCTTGGCCCGGGGGAGCGGGTCTTTGACGACAGGATGGATGAATATGTATATATGAGCAAGGTGTGTGCCGCTCAGAAAATATATGAAAAATATATGTCGGAATAA
- a CDS encoding creatininase family protein — MTWKEIEAERGEMIALIVSGSVEQHGPHLPTGTDLYIAMGMADRIASLPGAGDVAGRLVMLPPLFHTYAKESDGWRGTLNFDGNTLTFVVRDIIKGLFRQGIKKVVLLNGHLESYSFILEGIELAAEGRDDVRVMSVNWWDFIGDELISELFADRWPGWVAEHAALTETSIMLALYPDLVRADLADAGVIPKPLPYKIFPQPQEVRPPSGMYAPAEGASAEIGERLVSEVVKGLVPIIRERFN; from the coding sequence ATGACCTGGAAGGAGATCGAGGCGGAGCGCGGCGAGATGATCGCTCTGATCGTGAGCGGTTCGGTCGAGCAGCACGGACCGCACCTCCCCACCGGCACCGATCTCTATATCGCGATGGGGATGGCCGACCGTATCGCCTCTCTTCCGGGGGCCGGCGATGTGGCCGGGCGGCTTGTGATGCTGCCGCCTCTTTTCCATACTTACGCGAAAGAGAGCGACGGCTGGCGCGGTACGCTGAACTTTGACGGGAATACCCTCACGTTTGTGGTTCGTGATATCATAAAGGGTCTCTTTCGGCAGGGGATAAAAAAGGTCGTCTTGCTGAACGGTCATCTTGAAAGTTATTCGTTCATTCTCGAGGGGATAGAGCTGGCTGCGGAGGGGCGCGATGATGTTCGGGTGATGTCGGTCAACTGGTGGGATTTTATCGGGGACGAGCTTATCAGCGAGCTCTTCGCCGATCGATGGCCCGGCTGGGTTGCCGAGCACGCGGCGCTCACGGAGACCTCCATAATGCTCGCCCTTTATCCCGATTTAGTGAGGGCGGATCTGGCGGACGCCGGCGTCATTCCTAAACCGCTGCCCTATAAAATTTTCCCCCAGCCGCAGGAGGTGCGTCCGCCGTCCGGCATGTATGCGCCGGCTGAGGGCGCGTCGGCGGAGATCGGCGAACGATTGGTCTCCGAAGTCGTTAAAGGGCTTGTTCCAATAATAAGGGAACGATTTAATTAG
- a CDS encoding IclR family transcriptional regulator, with protein MNKDKPACAAGGAQTADRALQILKYIAAEKGPVPIGLICQEFELNRTTAWRLLSTLVNNGFIDRDVSTKCYQLGLSSVLLCADAAAQNEPIIRHSRQAMEELAEITQESVLLAVPKYNCTVTIAQVQSPLSIRLRDYINTTSPLYGTSNGKMALSFLSEAELEKFLALPRPPFTPQTITDREQLIEEINKTRERGFGMILSELSESENGVSAPIIYDKRPVAFISVAGPSFRFTEKRMFEVAPALISACRRVEESFRVGMD; from the coding sequence TTGAACAAGGACAAGCCCGCCTGCGCGGCAGGCGGCGCGCAGACGGCGGACAGGGCGCTGCAGATACTCAAGTATATTGCGGCGGAAAAGGGGCCTGTGCCTATAGGTTTGATATGCCAGGAGTTTGAGCTCAACAGGACCACGGCGTGGCGGCTTTTGTCAACGCTCGTGAATAACGGCTTTATAGACCGCGACGTTTCGACAAAATGTTACCAGCTCGGATTGAGCTCCGTTTTGCTTTGCGCGGACGCGGCGGCGCAAAACGAACCGATCATCAGGCATTCCCGTCAGGCGATGGAAGAGCTTGCGGAGATCACGCAGGAATCAGTGCTTCTGGCGGTGCCGAAGTATAACTGCACTGTCACCATCGCGCAGGTGCAGTCGCCGCTCTCGATACGGCTGCGGGATTACATTAACACCACATCGCCGCTCTACGGGACCTCGAACGGCAAGATGGCGCTGAGCTTCCTTTCCGAGGCGGAGCTGGAAAAGTTTCTCGCCCTCCCGCGGCCGCCCTTCACACCGCAGACCATCACGGACAGGGAACAGCTTATCGAAGAGATAAACAAAACGCGGGAACGCGGTTTCGGAATGATCCTCAGCGAACTCAGCGAATCAGAAAACGGCGTGTCGGCGCCGATAATATATGATAAGAGGCCGGTGGCTTTCATCAGCGTCGCGGGGCCGTCGTTCCGCTTCACGGAAAAACGGATGTTCGAAGTCGCGCCGGCCCTGATCTCGGCGTGCAGACGCGTGGAGGAATCGTTCAGGGTAGGTATGGATTGA
- a CDS encoding PEP/pyruvate-binding domain-containing protein codes for MNYGDFYRSFDPAPFYEERGWLIGDGRIGGKAKGLSFAHHILEKNGLLEDVHLPKYSFVITTSVFDEFMEQNNLWERLMNLRAHSDAPELYKICEAASLPPSLDGPIEKILDLIEVPISVRSSSTLEDDVNLSFAGKYATRFSSNAGSREERRAELVRAIKIVYASTYNPAAREYKRKHGIQWGGERMAVLIQPIEGRRYGNMFYPELAGAAFSKVFRRPSPRIRKEDGVVRICFGLGTRTVDRAYARTFYLTNPNLRPEGTKPHEIVTHSQEHYDYVDIEHRKFTSQHISVTIKDILKKHRMAPTYLQWFDDNAFHWIHTDPSNMNAPRPVFTFSELPSRCPKLFTRLKKLLSLFEEELQLPVDMEFAYEVSDDRFTLVQLRPLSVYDDKGRVEIPDTPPRKTILRGDRMVANGRLECTRHIVFVDPDIYGKQADFADIARAVGEINDRLDGERYILVGPGRWGSSNPLLGVPVRYNELSNSGCLVELGIPQKGMAPELSYGTHFFLDLDGDNILYLPVFDGVKNNVYNREWFESHPWQTISHPAVRHYEGCFDVLLDGDTETGIVIDKTPEGK; via the coding sequence ATGAATTACGGAGATTTCTATAGGAGTTTCGACCCGGCCCCATTTTATGAAGAGCGCGGCTGGCTGATCGGCGACGGGCGTATCGGGGGAAAGGCGAAGGGGCTCTCTTTCGCGCACCATATTCTGGAAAAGAACGGGCTGCTGGAGGACGTGCATCTGCCAAAATATTCCTTCGTCATCACCACCTCGGTCTTCGACGAATTCATGGAGCAGAACAACCTCTGGGAGAGGCTGATGAATCTGCGCGCGCACTCGGACGCGCCAGAGCTTTACAAAATATGCGAGGCGGCCAGCCTGCCGCCCTCGCTCGACGGGCCGATCGAAAAGATACTGGACCTGATAGAGGTCCCTATCTCCGTGCGTTCCTCCTCGACGCTTGAGGACGACGTCAACCTCTCATTCGCGGGAAAATACGCGACGCGCTTTTCATCCAACGCCGGTTCGCGCGAAGAACGCCGCGCCGAACTCGTAAGGGCGATAAAGATCGTCTACGCCTCCACCTACAATCCCGCCGCGCGGGAATACAAACGCAAGCACGGCATCCAGTGGGGAGGGGAGCGCATGGCCGTCCTGATCCAGCCCATCGAGGGACGCCGGTACGGGAACATGTTCTATCCCGAGCTTGCGGGAGCCGCCTTCTCGAAGGTCTTTCGCCGGCCCTCGCCGCGGATCAGGAAAGAGGACGGCGTCGTGCGCATCTGCTTCGGCCTCGGCACCCGCACCGTCGACAGGGCCTACGCCAGGACATTTTACCTGACAAACCCCAACCTCCGCCCCGAGGGGACGAAGCCCCATGAGATAGTGACCCATTCGCAGGAGCACTACGACTATGTCGACATCGAGCACCGCAAATTCACCTCGCAGCACATTTCCGTCACCATCAAGGACATCCTGAAAAAACACCGGATGGCTCCCACCTACCTGCAATGGTTCGACGACAACGCGTTCCACTGGATACACACAGATCCAAGCAACATGAACGCTCCGCGCCCGGTCTTCACCTTTTCCGAGCTGCCGAGCCGCTGCCCCAAACTCTTCACGCGGCTCAAGAAACTCCTTTCGCTGTTTGAAGAAGAGCTCCAGCTCCCCGTGGACATGGAGTTCGCCTATGAGGTGAGCGACGACCGCTTTACGCTCGTGCAGCTGCGCCCTCTCTCCGTCTACGACGACAAGGGGCGTGTGGAGATCCCCGACACGCCGCCGCGGAAGACCATCCTGCGCGGCGACCGCATGGTCGCCAACGGCAGACTGGAATGCACGCGGCACATCGTCTTCGTCGATCCGGATATTTACGGCAAGCAGGCGGACTTCGCCGACATCGCGCGCGCCGTGGGAGAGATAAACGACAGGCTTGACGGCGAGCGCTACATCCTCGTCGGCCCGGGCCGCTGGGGCAGCTCGAACCCGCTGCTCGGCGTGCCGGTGCGTTACAACGAACTCTCCAACTCCGGCTGCCTCGTGGAGCTCGGCATCCCGCAAAAGGGCATGGCCCCCGAGCTTTCATACGGGACGCACTTCTTCCTCGACCTCGACGGGGACAACATCCTCTATCTGCCGGTATTTGACGGCGTGAAAAACAACGTATATAACAGAGAGTGGTTCGAGAGTCATCCGTGGCAGACGATATCACACCCAGCCGTAAGACACTACGAAGGGTGCTTTGACGTACTGCTCGACGGAGACACGGAGACCGGAATCGTAATAGACAAGACCCCGGAAGGCAAGTGA
- a CDS encoding PEP/pyruvate-binding domain-containing protein — protein MTSADRARELYFEWQPHDDPEFAPLICGRGTIGGKGRSLLFALRQLRDSGDEQMSRTKVPRSIYLSIEIFHQFLEKVPRLGTLLANNDPQEIERVFLETPLPETAGMYIRTFLADMHDPVVIRSSSRLEDDVKHSFAGKYLTNFLGNNCGNLEARAAAVENEVRRIYSRTFFPAAADYRARHDLGDDDMGIIIIRMAGRWRGRYYYPTMAGVGYSQNFRRWTTRVKQDDGLVRMVFGMGTMSTKRGYARTVSLTNPILRPEGFAPERISAIAQESFHVIDEERPNQITTLDIKKEWKQLLTYHPDFAAYAQIYRCDEGEGCFFQIMKNMASLSPGTKVCFTFDSFPRMYPDFYKRIKKTLKLLEGKMGVPVDMEFAFEPTEDSFCLIQARPFWSNNHLEGGIPALSPKQILLQADRMVTHGAIPQITKIVYVDFNLYYAQRDFYGTARLLGELNRASDGEPYLLVAPGRIGSSNPELGVPVQYSELTNCRGMVELGIPRLGFMPELSYGTHFFSDLEVDGVLYMPVFAGEDRNIFNTDWFESKSWEPWCSPAIRVYRGNFAAYMDGETNRGVIVDKDMGEENGG, from the coding sequence ATGACCTCTGCAGACCGAGCAAGAGAACTCTACTTTGAATGGCAGCCGCATGACGACCCTGAGTTCGCACCGCTGATCTGCGGGCGCGGCACGATCGGGGGAAAGGGACGTTCGCTGCTCTTCGCGCTGCGGCAGCTTCGCGACAGCGGCGACGAACAGATGAGCAGGACGAAGGTGCCGCGCTCCATATACCTCAGCATCGAGATCTTCCACCAGTTTCTCGAAAAGGTGCCGCGCCTCGGCACGCTGCTCGCGAACAACGATCCGCAGGAGATCGAGCGGGTCTTCCTTGAGACGCCGCTGCCGGAGACGGCCGGCATGTACATCCGCACCTTTCTTGCGGATATGCACGACCCCGTCGTCATCCGCAGCTCAAGCCGGCTGGAGGACGACGTAAAACATTCCTTCGCCGGCAAATACCTGACGAACTTCCTCGGCAACAACTGCGGGAACCTCGAGGCGCGTGCCGCCGCCGTCGAAAACGAGGTGCGGCGCATCTACTCGCGCACCTTCTTCCCCGCGGCCGCCGACTACCGGGCGCGCCACGACCTCGGCGACGACGATATGGGAATAATCATCATCCGCATGGCGGGCCGCTGGCGAGGGCGTTATTACTACCCGACGATGGCCGGCGTCGGCTACTCGCAGAACTTCCGCCGCTGGACGACGCGCGTAAAACAGGACGACGGGCTTGTGCGCATGGTCTTCGGCATGGGCACGATGAGCACAAAACGCGGCTACGCGCGCACGGTGTCGCTGACCAATCCGATACTGCGCCCCGAAGGCTTCGCCCCCGAGAGGATATCGGCGATCGCGCAGGAGTCCTTTCACGTCATCGACGAAGAGCGCCCCAACCAGATAACGACCCTTGATATCAAAAAAGAGTGGAAACAGCTGCTCACCTACCATCCCGATTTTGCCGCCTACGCGCAGATATACCGCTGCGACGAGGGCGAAGGCTGCTTCTTCCAGATAATGAAAAATATGGCCTCGCTCTCGCCGGGAACGAAGGTCTGCTTCACCTTCGACAGCTTCCCGCGCATGTATCCGGACTTCTACAAACGCATCAAAAAGACGCTGAAGCTGCTGGAGGGCAAGATGGGCGTTCCGGTCGACATGGAATTCGCCTTTGAGCCCACGGAGGACTCCTTCTGCCTTATCCAGGCGCGTCCCTTCTGGTCCAACAACCACCTCGAGGGCGGCATCCCCGCGCTCTCGCCGAAGCAGATCCTGCTGCAGGCCGACCGCATGGTGACACACGGCGCGATACCGCAGATAACCAAGATCGTCTACGTGGACTTCAACCTATACTACGCCCAGCGCGACTTCTACGGCACGGCGCGCCTCCTTGGCGAGCTGAACAGGGCCTCGGACGGAGAGCCCTACCTCCTCGTCGCCCCCGGGCGCATCGGCTCCAGCAACCCCGAGCTTGGCGTGCCGGTACAGTACAGCGAACTGACGAACTGCCGCGGCATGGTGGAGCTCGGCATCCCGCGCCTCGGCTTCATGCCGGAGCTCTCCTACGGCACGCACTTCTTCTCCGACCTCGAAGTCGACGGCGTCCTCTACATGCCCGTCTTCGCGGGAGAGGACAGAAACATCTTCAACACGGATTGGTTTGAAAGCAAAAGCTGGGAACCGTGGTGCAGCCCGGCGATACGCGTCTACCGCGGCAACTTCGCCGCCTACATGGACGGCGAGACCAACCGCGGCGTGATCGTCGACAAAGACATGGGAGAAGAGAACGGCGGCTGA
- the ppk1 gene encoding polyphosphate kinase 1, which translates to MIMNNRELSWLVFNDRVLQEAQDKSVPLMQRLKFLGIFSNNQDEFVKVRVAKLIRLSRLKGLKGAQAAKARAAAEVLPLLYARMSESQEKFDEIYYGILAEMAEIGINVVNERRLTEGQEQFCADYYASVVSERIVPLLIRKTTKMPFIGDGDIYLAVKMTGGKGKNVRYAFIQIPVSSACPRFVELPSAEGRRDIIFLDDIIRLCLREIFFMFSCETISAHTFRVVRDAQIEMDGDISKSLMEKMEEGIENRYRGNPVRLIYDRDMPEDLLSLIVSKLSLKLGPSLDPGGRYHLKRDLMKFPRVCPRLEEKLPAPMRHPAIAPFAGVFKATAKRDVMLHFPYHTFNHVIDFLREAAIDPKVESISITLYRTAEHSKVINALIGAAKNGKRVTVIMELLARFDEGQNIEYADILQRAGVRVIDGVAGLKVHCKLILAERRERGGVKGYAYIGTGNFNESTAKIYSDFGLLTCRREIVSETRAVFDSIVSHKPLSCKELLVAPYNMRARFEELAEEEIKQAKKGRKAYIKAKFNSLTDPEMINLLYRASRAGVRISLIVRGACCLQPGVEGLSENIRVISIIDIYLEHARMAIFCGGGEEKYFILSADWMTRNLNRRIEVGTPVYDPAIRRQLKKVFEMQWGDNVKARDMAVFGANEYVKGEGKERCRSQLALHDFYKKAAEKGDEEQ; encoded by the coding sequence ATGATAATGAACAACAGAGAGCTGAGCTGGCTGGTCTTCAACGACCGCGTGCTGCAGGAGGCGCAGGATAAGAGCGTGCCGCTGATGCAGCGGCTCAAGTTCCTCGGGATTTTTTCAAATAATCAGGACGAATTCGTGAAGGTGCGCGTCGCGAAGCTGATACGCCTGAGCCGCCTCAAAGGACTCAAGGGGGCGCAGGCCGCTAAGGCGCGCGCCGCAGCCGAGGTCCTGCCCCTGCTCTACGCGCGTATGTCCGAGTCGCAGGAAAAGTTTGACGAAATATATTACGGCATTCTCGCGGAGATGGCGGAGATCGGGATAAACGTGGTGAACGAGCGGCGGCTCACGGAGGGGCAGGAGCAGTTCTGCGCCGATTATTACGCCTCCGTCGTCAGCGAGCGCATCGTGCCGCTCTTGATCCGCAAGACTACGAAGATGCCCTTTATCGGCGACGGCGATATCTACCTGGCGGTGAAGATGACCGGCGGCAAGGGCAAAAATGTGCGCTACGCCTTTATTCAGATCCCCGTGAGCAGCGCCTGCCCGCGCTTCGTCGAGCTGCCTTCGGCGGAGGGACGCCGCGACATCATCTTTCTTGACGACATAATCCGGCTCTGTCTGCGCGAGATATTCTTTATGTTCAGCTGTGAGACGATCAGCGCGCACACCTTCCGCGTCGTGCGCGACGCGCAGATCGAGATGGACGGCGACATCTCCAAGAGCCTGATGGAAAAGATGGAGGAGGGCATCGAAAACAGGTACCGCGGCAATCCTGTGCGGCTGATCTATGACCGCGATATGCCGGAGGACCTCCTCTCACTGATCGTATCCAAGCTGTCCCTGAAGCTCGGCCCCTCTCTCGACCCCGGCGGACGCTATCATCTCAAGCGCGATCTCATGAAATTCCCGCGCGTCTGTCCGCGCCTCGAAGAGAAGCTGCCGGCGCCGATGCGCCACCCCGCGATCGCGCCCTTCGCCGGCGTCTTCAAGGCGACCGCGAAGCGCGACGTGATGCTCCACTTCCCCTACCACACCTTCAACCATGTGATAGACTTCCTGCGCGAGGCGGCGATCGACCCGAAGGTGGAAAGCATCTCCATCACCCTTTACCGGACGGCGGAGCATTCCAAGGTGATAAACGCCCTCATCGGGGCGGCGAAAAACGGCAAGCGCGTCACCGTCATCATGGAGCTGCTCGCGCGCTTCGACGAGGGGCAGAACATCGAATACGCCGACATCCTCCAGCGCGCGGGGGTGCGCGTCATCGACGGCGTCGCCGGATTGAAGGTGCACTGCAAGCTGATACTCGCAGAACGCCGTGAGCGCGGCGGCGTCAAAGGCTACGCCTATATCGGCACCGGCAACTTCAACGAATCGACGGCGAAGATCTATTCCGACTTCGGCCTGCTCACCTGCCGCCGCGAGATCGTATCTGAGACGCGCGCCGTCTTTGATTCCATCGTCTCGCACAAGCCGCTTTCCTGTAAGGAGCTCCTCGTCGCGCCTTACAATATGCGCGCCCGCTTCGAGGAGCTTGCGGAAGAGGAGATAAAACAGGCGAAAAAGGGCAGGAAGGCCTACATCAAGGCGAAGTTCAACAGCCTTACCGACCCGGAAATGATAAACCTGCTATACAGGGCGAGCCGCGCCGGGGTCAGGATAAGCCTCATCGTGAGGGGAGCCTGCTGCCTCCAGCCGGGAGTCGAAGGCCTCAGCGAGAACATCAGGGTGATAAGCATCATCGACATCTACCTTGAACACGCGAGGATGGCGATCTTCTGCGGCGGCGGCGAGGAGAAATATTTTATTCTCAGCGCCGACTGGATGACGCGGAACCTCAACCGCCGCATCGAAGTCGGCACGCCGGTC
- a CDS encoding sodium/proline symporter: MNWALVSFFIYLAAICLVGVVTMRIGNTYEDFLIGGRRIGPWVSSFALITSYMSGYTYTAAPGLGYAGGYSVLWWATGDAPGNAMSFGLLGRRLRKYSELLGAITLPEYYEKRFNSPALRVIAALVILLTVSMHLVAQWTASGKLLSVVFGTEYFTGMLIGCVVVLLYTIMGGYLAVVYTDFIQGLLMFAGTQVLFWVALFKVGGFAALNDKLGAVNPALVTPWGPDMAYYGLLAAATPIILIIMGSFGMPHITIKHFSMRNPSTARQAMLITGVFVVLFSFVYYMTGSLARVILGEGLADVEQAGVKLWFSVLPPFWAGFLSSAAVASLMSTADSFLLLLVSTIAHDLLNRFSKHEIPEKKRLFISRVLVLLVAVLSFIVAMNPPALVFTIVIFVFGGMALAFGVPNLFSVFWKRTTAAGVIASMICSLFIYVGATLGNWNLLGLHPFIAGLVVAVAVLVVVSLFTEPPHKQTLALFDAASEYGDVPKAVAAGASAAVSCEARAAVNERREFFDKVLAPAGN; the protein is encoded by the coding sequence ATGAATTGGGCGTTGGTTTCGTTTTTTATTTATTTGGCGGCGATATGCCTCGTCGGCGTAGTCACTATGAGGATCGGCAATACTTATGAGGATTTTCTTATCGGCGGGAGAAGGATCGGACCATGGGTCTCGTCTTTTGCCCTGATAACGTCTTATATGAGCGGATATACTTATACGGCGGCCCCGGGACTCGGGTATGCCGGCGGGTACTCGGTGCTTTGGTGGGCGACGGGAGACGCTCCGGGCAACGCGATGAGTTTCGGCCTTCTTGGACGCCGCCTGAGAAAATATTCCGAGCTGCTTGGCGCGATCACGCTGCCGGAGTATTACGAAAAACGTTTTAACTCCCCGGCGCTGCGCGTGATCGCCGCGCTGGTAATCCTGCTCACGGTGAGTATGCACCTGGTGGCACAGTGGACCGCCTCCGGCAAGCTGCTGAGCGTCGTCTTCGGTACGGAATATTTCACCGGCATGCTGATCGGCTGCGTCGTCGTCCTTCTTTATACCATCATGGGCGGTTACCTGGCGGTGGTCTATACGGACTTTATTCAGGGACTGCTGATGTTCGCCGGAACGCAGGTGCTTTTCTGGGTGGCCCTTTTCAAGGTAGGGGGTTTTGCCGCGCTGAACGACAAACTTGGCGCCGTCAACCCCGCGCTGGTCACGCCGTGGGGGCCGGATATGGCCTATTACGGACTGCTTGCGGCGGCCACGCCGATAATTCTTATTATTATGGGCAGCTTTGGAATGCCGCATATCACGATCAAGCACTTTTCCATGCGCAATCCGAGCACGGCGCGCCAGGCGATGCTTATAACGGGGGTCTTCGTCGTGCTTTTCAGTTTTGTCTATTACATGACGGGGAGCCTCGCGAGGGTAATTCTCGGCGAGGGGCTTGCCGATGTGGAGCAGGCAGGAGTAAAGCTTTGGTTTTCGGTGCTGCCGCCTTTCTGGGCCGGCTTTTTGAGCTCGGCCGCCGTCGCCTCGCTGATGTCGACCGCCGACTCTTTCCTTTTGCTTCTTGTTTCAACGATCGCGCATGATCTGCTCAACCGTTTTTCAAAGCATGAAATACCGGAAAAGAAGCGGCTCTTTATTTCGAGGGTGCTTGTCCTCCTCGTCGCCGTGCTCTCTTTCATCGTCGCCATGAATCCGCCGGCGCTTGTCTTCACGATCGTGATCTTTGTCTTTGGCGGGATGGCGCTCGCCTTCGGAGTACCGAATCTTTTCTCGGTCTTCTGGAAGCGCACGACCGCCGCGGGAGTCATCGCCAGTATGATATGCTCGCTCTTTATCTATGTCGGAGCGACTTTGGGCAACTGGAACCTGTTGGGGCTGCACCCCTTTATCGCAGGGCTTGTCGTTGCAGTGGCGGTGCTGGTCGTCGTTTCGCTGTTTACGGAGCCGCCGCATAAACAGACGCTGGCGCTGTTTGATGCCGCCTCCGAATACGGCGATGTCCCTAAGGCCGTCGCCGCCGGCGCGTCCGCCGCGGTCAGCTGTGAGGCGCGCGCCGCCGTGAACGAACGGAGGGAGTTTTTTGATAAGGTGCTGGCACCGGCGGGTAACTGA
- a CDS encoding PucR family transcriptional regulator — MPEKDRDRFLRDTMRTALESGDIQRVLSLFRDWSGLDFAYIDARTKAICCTRGEPQFYEELQLYPVMELLRIYSAWEVTRQSCRLGWLVAASPAGSECACQAEAPFVADALAVCHLSKFTRCLADGGEESSFTAKLFAAKEEDEAYCLGMLREGGVELSKGFCAASFFSELGGPAEARLLERFRGIAEGAGVKFFVSGDERVKNFIIFHNGRGMRQTIVTNLITLWEHSAREGQISSEGRICWGWSGEGLSYGDIPRCLSQAFFVVKHGLIRGAVPPVLRWEELGLWRVFAALSESADFSAYAADCLKEIIKYDETHQSRLMMTLHTFVCHSWNLTAVSKELWLHYNSMKYRYNKIAALLGKNLDDPEVRFKLTVIFYIYAYSLSPLEYLNSARGL; from the coding sequence TTGCCGGAGAAAGATCGTGACCGCTTTTTACGGGATACGATGCGCACCGCGCTTGAGAGCGGCGACATTCAGCGCGTCCTCTCGCTTTTTCGTGACTGGAGCGGCCTCGATTTTGCCTATATCGACGCGCGCACTAAAGCTATCTGCTGTACGCGGGGCGAACCGCAGTTTTATGAAGAGCTTCAGCTATATCCGGTCATGGAGCTGCTGCGCATCTATTCCGCCTGGGAGGTGACTAGGCAGTCATGCCGGCTTGGCTGGCTTGTAGCCGCGTCTCCCGCCGGAAGTGAGTGCGCCTGTCAGGCGGAAGCTCCCTTTGTGGCCGATGCGCTGGCGGTCTGCCATCTCAGTAAATTCACGCGCTGCCTGGCCGATGGCGGGGAGGAAAGTTCCTTCACGGCGAAGCTCTTTGCCGCCAAAGAGGAAGACGAAGCGTATTGCCTTGGAATGCTCAGAGAGGGCGGCGTTGAACTATCGAAAGGGTTTTGCGCGGCATCCTTCTTCTCGGAGCTCGGCGGCCCGGCGGAGGCCAGGCTGTTGGAGCGCTTTCGCGGTATTGCGGAGGGCGCCGGCGTCAAATTTTTTGTCTCCGGGGACGAACGGGTAAAGAACTTCATCATCTTCCATAACGGCCGCGGAATGCGTCAAACTATCGTTACCAACCTTATCACACTATGGGAACATTCCGCGCGAGAGGGACAGATATCTTCCGAGGGCAGAATATGCTGGGGCTGGAGCGGCGAAGGGCTGTCATACGGCGACATCCCGCGCTGCCTCTCGCAGGCGTTCTTTGTGGTGAAACACGGCCTCATACGCGGAGCCGTTCCTCCCGTCCTTAGGTGGGAAGAGCTTGGCCTCTGGCGGGTTTTTGCCGCGCTGTCGGAGTCCGCCGACTTTAGCGCCTATGCCGCCGATTGCCTGAAGGAGATAATAAAGTACGACGAAACGCATCAGAGCCGCCTGATGATGACGCTCCATACTTTTGTTTGCCACAGCTGGAACCTCACCGCCGTCTCTAAGGAACTCTGGCTGCATTACAACTCGATGAAATACCGCTACAACAAGATCGCGGCACTGCTGGGCAAAAACCTTGACGATCCCGAGGTCCGTTTCAAACTAACGGTCATTTTCTATATATACGCTTACTCGCTCTCTCCGTTGGAATATTTGAATTCCGCCCGCGGCTTATAA